From one Cyanobacterium stanieri PCC 7202 genomic stretch:
- a CDS encoding hypothetical protein (KEGG: npu:Npun_F4027 S-layer domain-containing protein~SPTR: S-layer domain protein) encodes MFNPSSTTPNQSAGNKTLISIARPKSIIALALCFGMISSTGISSVAAQSRNSRHFRGSSFPGQGVGPVNNPGNNNNFPGNNNISQNGTLTLPAGTNIPTYYAEDRNAQRIYVTRDETLPLTLTVDRDIRDNRGNIVIPVNSRIRGEIRPAGNRRGSLFVGRTIVYPNGTEMPINVESNVVTRTEVIERGGNSDSIWQGALAGAAAATLISGVTGNRVISTEKILGGAGLGALAGLFLRQQPSSAEVISFDTRRDFNLNLRSSLSY; translated from the coding sequence ATGTTTAATCCTTCCTCCACAACCCCAAACCAATCGGCAGGTAACAAAACCCTCATCAGCATTGCTCGTCCCAAATCCATCATTGCCTTAGCCTTATGTTTTGGTATGATTTCTAGTACAGGGATTAGTTCTGTTGCTGCCCAAAGCCGTAACTCCAGACATTTTCGTGGTTCTTCTTTCCCCGGCCAAGGTGTTGGCCCTGTAAATAATCCGGGTAATAATAACAATTTCCCTGGCAATAATAATATTTCTCAAAATGGTACATTAACATTACCCGCAGGAACCAATATTCCTACCTATTATGCCGAGGATAGAAACGCTCAAAGAATTTATGTGACAAGGGATGAAACTTTACCCCTCACCCTTACTGTGGACAGAGACATCAGGGATAACAGAGGTAATATTGTAATTCCTGTTAATAGTCGTATCCGAGGTGAAATCCGTCCTGCGGGAAATCGTCGAGGCTCTTTATTTGTGGGTAGAACTATTGTTTATCCCAATGGAACCGAAATGCCCATTAATGTTGAGTCCAATGTGGTCACTCGCACAGAAGTAATTGAAAGGGGTGGTAATAGTGACTCTATCTGGCAAGGTGCTTTGGCTGGTGCGGCAGCAGCGACTCTAATTTCTGGGGTTACTGGTAACAGAGTTATCTCCACCGAGAAAATTTTGGGTGGGGCTGGTTTAGGTGCTTTGGCTGGTTTATTCCTCCGTCAACAACCTTCCTCTGCTGAGGTGATTTCTTTTGACACCAGAAGAGATTTTAATCTTAATCTCCGTTCTAGTTTGAGTTATTAA